TGCCAGCTCACGGCTCCTCGCCGGCGCCGCATCGCGCGGGTCAGCGCTCGCGCGGGCCGGCAGGCTCCTTGTCGGTCAGCGCGGCCTCGGCGTCAAGCCCGGAGTCCGCCGCGCCGCTCTCGGCAAGTCGCCGCAGCACGGCGTCGATCTCCGCGAGCAGGGTTTCCTGTCGCACGGGCTTGGCCACGTAGCCGTCCATCCCCGCGGCCAGGCAGCGCTCGCGGGCGCCGGCCATGGCGTGGGCCGTCATCGCGATGATCGGCAGGTGGCCGCCATCGGCGCGCTCCTCCTCGCGGATCAGGCGCGTGGCGGCAAAGCCGTCGAGGATGGGCATCTGCAGGTCCATCAGCAGCAGGTCGAAGGGCGCCTCGCCGTGGCGACGCAGCAGCGTGAGCGCCTCCTCGCCGTTCCAGGCCTCGGTGGCGCTGAAGCCCGCCTTCTCGAGCAGGCGCACGGCCAGGCGCTGATTGACCGCGTTGTCCTCGACCAGCAGGATGCGCAGGCCGCGGCTCGTCGGGCGCGGCTCCTCGCTGAGACGCGCTGGCGCGGAGGCGCCCGTGCGGTACTCCAGCGGTAGCTCGAGGCTGAAGCGGCTGCCGCGACCCGGCTGACTCGTCACTTGAATGCGTCCGCCCAGGCGGCCGGCCAGATCACGGCTGAGGGAAAGGCCCAGCCCGGAACCCTCCTTGGCGCAGCTCGTGCTCGAGCGCGCGAAGGGCGAGAAGACCGCTTCCAGCTTGTCGGGCGGGATGCCGACGCCGCTGTCGGCCACCTCGAAGCGCATGCGGATCCACTCGCGATCCTTGGCCAGCTCGCCCACGCGCAGGGAGACGCTGCCCTGCTCGGTGAACTTGACCGCGTTGCTGATGAGGTTGCTCAGGATGCGCTGCAGGCGCTGTAGGTCGCCATGAAGAACCGGCGGTAGTTCGGACTCCAGCGCGATGCCGAAGCTGAGCCCCTTGGCCTCGGCCTGGGCGCGGAAGCTGGATTCCAGGTGGCGCAGCAGGTCGTCGAGCCGGAAGTCGACGGGCTCGAGGTCCACGCGCCCCGTCTCGAGCAGGGCCATCTCGAAGACCTTGCTCAGCACGCCGAGCAGGTGCTCGCTGGAGAGCTGCACGGCCTCCAGGTACTCGCGCTGCTCGTGGTCCAGGCGCGTCTGCAGGGCCAGCTCGGTCATGCCCATGATCGCGTTCATCGG
Above is a window of bacterium DNA encoding:
- a CDS encoding response regulator, which translates into the protein MDMTTFLLAGAGAGLLALAILLAGLLLRQRRSARALRARTAAAEALLAALPAPVFWSRDGRALTGGNPAFARALGLDVADSLADRHPEESGLTTASAETFASRNAAVIASGEAALGAEERLLLKDGSERYFLADRVPLGADPGVLGLYAEPSALREALQRERTAREEAEQKLQARAETLAGLSHEIRTPMNAIMGMTELALQTRLDHEQREYLEAVQLSSEHLLGVLSKVFEMALLETGRVDLEPVDFRLDDLLRHLESSFRAQAEAKGLSFGIALESELPPVLHGDLQRLQRILSNLISNAVKFTEQGSVSLRVGELAKDREWIRMRFEVADSGVGIPPDKLEAVFSPFARSSTSCAKEGSGLGLSLSRDLAGRLGGRIQVTSQPGRGSRFSLELPLEYRTGASAPARLSEEPRPTSRGLRILLVEDNAVNQRLAVRLLEKAGFSATEAWNGEEALTLLRRHGEAPFDLLLMDLQMPILDGFAATRLIREEERADGGHLPIIAMTAHAMAGARERCLAAGMDGYVAKPVRQETLLAEIDAVLRRLAESGAADSGLDAEAALTDKEPAGPRER